In Neodiprion pinetum isolate iyNeoPine1 chromosome 6, iyNeoPine1.2, whole genome shotgun sequence, one genomic interval encodes:
- the LOC124221649 gene encoding uncharacterized protein, with amino-acid sequence MKVLLVFGAVCAVSLARPEPPSYLPPSSFGSSSSYGAPAPSLPSASYGSPVIQESYGPPAQQAVIHKHVYVHVPPPEAPEYKAPKPVHQPPPPQKHYKIVFIKAPTPPTPTAPVLPPLPPQDEEKTLIYVLVKKPEEAPEVVLPTQQPTQPSKPEVYFIRYKTQKEQGGYPASVGSEYGAPAPSGHGSSSSSAGSVSDSYGAPAPSASGPY; translated from the exons ATGAAGGTCCTATTA GTATTCGGTGCGGTCTGCGCAGTGTCCTTGGCAAGGCCGGAACCGCCATCGTACCTTCCGCCATCTAGCTTCGGCTCCTCATCTTCCTACGGCGCCCCGGCACCGTCGCTGCCCAGCGCGAGCTACGGTTCTCCAGTCATCCAGGAATCGTACGGACCTCCAGCCCAACAGGCTGTGATCCACAAACACGTCTACGTCCACGTACCGCCGCCAGAAGCTCCGGAGTACAAAGCCCCAAAGCCCGTGCACCAGCCTCCGCCGCCCCAGAAGCACTACAAAATTGTCTTCATCAAGGCACCTACCCCGCCAACCCCAACTGCTCCTGTCCTGCCACCTCTGCCACCACAGGACGAAGAAAAGACTCTGATCTACGTCTTGGTGAAGAAACCAGAGGAGGCGCCAGAGGTCGTTCTTCCTACTCAGCAGCCAACTCAACCGAGCAAACCGGAAGTTTACTTCATCAGATACAAGACGCAG AAGGAACAGGGCGGATACCCAGCATCTGTTGGAAGCGAATACGGAGCCCCAGCACCATCTGGCCATGGATCATCATCTTCATCCGCAGGTTCGGTTTCCGACAGCTACGGCGCACCCGCGCCATCGGCGAGCGGACCTTACTAA
- the LOC124221628 gene encoding uncharacterized protein, with the protein MVECKYLAVHDVKNVVLIVNHLQQAGRPSFAPILWLSILGLTLARPPNQIDLTASKGLEKLQRQRTLRSIWPFTSSETTTEAPEIYPASVPENNQWFVQGETAIPEGIDLTKYPVWKIHKYNGIDLHPVNLQPQNLYPPEGDIIEVGYAPGASPSLDYASSSYSNGYEQSQPAHETYPTGYLPTYSSQSAPYPPAVANQKSDEYHSSSFTAETDDYNIQTQQKYETYVSPQSQTQAQPLTGYPQAPQINYGPPNLQNVDYQKGQMQMYGLGEGQSSLAQPQSVDGEKPDLSFLDNLGGLGAFLPEVKDDESASNKENTDTSSSGFFEGLFSRFRGTTEAPIAEIAEEEKPASSGGFLSSVFGLGSNTTPRPEDDAPTTQSSGNILSSLLYEPQTERTVVIPPTTYYLPKTRGSYIAIKLPANTAQETVTRIVEPYKGVSNIAIYQAPSVPFTQYEIPHVAGLTVDSKYPYNLAESEVRNSGSHGLATNIDSQSPVIYGQTSQSPPNEHPYYTQNRDTYKPPGYETAAFAPYQGGAQGFAQAQYLQSDKGVPPPSGQPIYYYQEEDRSQNLGNSDTRHQSQHIQEILQTEGQSFALTNSTSYDQDQNTRDQQYQDYDTVQAVQSAAVNENEPKSSPQLSDNFVPSLVYGQGTGNTGNQVTFDVGSDPRNRGNSGDISSQDLDDTEALVEELVPPKNNEPLTTVPVYQISYSTYQSPENPLGPARTYTTPPVKDATNFQDVPYFEQGDNSRFIQDLSALTSYGTPTNSYQSDPFVSASSQVIRVAVDAPNSGKVIDRSEVGVNADEDTVRLAPVDEQESGTKKGAGLMRKVTKRRNFADGIMSSNAQTRFTPEGQTPTQETDVSMVIGSEKDSIPEVRGNRQFSGTTVIDGYSRVQHEHHQVSAPDNDQTMGLPVNHAPEAV; encoded by the exons ATGGTGGAATGTAAATATTTGGCTGTACACGATGTTAAG AATGTCGTGCTAATCGTTAATCACCTTCAGCAGGCTGGGCGGCCGTCGTTTGCACCG ATCTTATGGCTTTCCATCCTCGGACTCACTCTGGCCAGACCACCAAACCAGATCGATTTAACAGCGTCCAAAGGACTCGAGAAACTACAAAGGCAGAGAACATTGAGAAGTATATGGCCATTCACATCCTCAGAAACCACAACTGAGGCCCCAGAAATCTACCCAGCTTCGGTGCCCGAGAACAACCAATGGTTCGTCCAAGGTGAGACGGCAATACCCGAGGGAATCGATTTGACCAAATATCCGGTTTGGAAAATCCACAAGTACAACGGCATCGATCTTCACCCGGTAAATCTTCAGCCACAGAACCTGTACCCGCCGGAAGGGGACATTATTGAGGTGGGATATGCGCCGGGCGCAAGTCCGTCCTTGGACTATGCTTCGAGTAGTTACTCCAACGGTTACGAGCAATCGCAACCTGCCCATGAGACTTATCCCACCGGATATTTACCGACGTATTCATCCCAGTCGGCACCGTATCCTCCCGCAGTAGCGAACCAAAAATCTGATGAATACCACAGCTCCAGTTTCACAGCTGAAACCGACGACTACAACATCCAGACACAACAGAAGTATGAGACCTATGTTTCGCCACAGTCGCAAACTCAGGCTCAGCCACTCACGGGCTACCCACAGGCTCCACAAATCAACTATGGACCACCAAACTTGCAGAACGTTGACTACCAGAAAGGGCAAATGCAGATGTACGGCTTGGGCGAAGGCCAGAGCTCTCTGGCCCAGCCCCAGTCGGTGGACGGAGAAAAACCCGACTTGAGCTTCCTGGACAATCTCGGTGGCCTCGGCGCTTTTCTGCCGGAAGTTAAAGACGACGAGAGTGCTAGTAACAAAGAAAACACCGACACTTCAAGTTCAGGATTTTTCGAAGGTTTGTTCTCCCGATTCCGAGGAACGACCGAAGCGCCGATTGCAGAGATTGCTGAGGAAGAGAAGCCAGCCAGCAGCGGGGGATTTTTATCCTCAGTATTCGGCCTGGGTTCCAACACGACTCCGCGACCCGAGGACGACGCTCCGACGACGCAGTCATCAGGGAACATTTTGTCGTCGCTGTTGTATGAGCCACAAACGGAGAGAACAGTGGTGATCCCACCGACGACTTACTATCTGCCGAAGACCAGGGGCTCCTACATTGCCATTAAACTACCGGCGAACACTGCACAAGAGACCGTTACGAGAATCGTTGAACCTTACAAGGGTGTGTCGAACATCGCCATCTATCAAGCACCCTCGGTACCTTTCACACAGTACGAAATCCCACACGTCGCTGGTCTGACCGTGGACTCTAAATATCCTTACAACCTTGCAGAGTCGGAAGTGCGGAACTCAGGCTCACATGGCTTGGCTACAAACATAGATTCTCAGTCTCCTGTCATCTATGGTCAGACCTCACAGTCACCTCCCAACGAGCATCCCTACTACACGCAAAATCGCGACACCTACAAGCCCCCGGGTTATGAAACGGCTGCATTTGCTCCGTACCAAGGTGGCGCTCAAGGTTTTGCGCAAGCGCAGTACCTGCAGTCAGACAAAGGAGTTCCTCCTCCATCGGGTCAACCGATATACTACTACCAGGAGGAAGATCGTTCACAGAATTTGGGAAATTCCGATACACGGCATCAGAGTCAACatattcaagaaattttacaaacggAGGGACAATCATTCGCGTTGACTAACTCAACCAGTTACGATCAGGATCAGAACACCCGAGACCAGCAGTACCAGGATTACGATACTGTCCAGGCTGTACAAAGTGCGGCCGTAAACGAAAATGAGCCGAAGTCGTCTCCCCAGCTGTCCGATAACTTTGTACCTTCCTTGGTCTACGGACAGGGTACAGGTAACACAGGTAATCAGGTGACTTTCGACGTTGGTAGCGATCCACGAAACCGCGGTAATAGCGGTGATATTTCGTCCCAGGACTTGGACGACACAGAAGCCCTTGTCGAAGAACTGGTACCACCGAAGAATAACGAGCCATTAACCACCGTCCCGGTTTATCAGATCTCGTATTCGACTTATCAGAGTCCTGAGAATCCTCTAGGGCCAGCAAGGACCTACACAACTCCGCCGGTGAAAGACGCAACGAATTTTCAAGATGTTCCGTACTTCGAACAGGGTGACAACAGCCGTTTCATACAAGATTTGTCGGCGCTCACTTCGTACGGAACACCGACGAATTCTTATCAGTCCGATCCGTTCGTTTCTGCGTCTTCGCAGGTGATAAGGGTTGCCGTTGACGCGCCGAATTCGGGCAAGGTCATCGACAGGTCGGAGGTCGGCGTCAATGCGGACGAGGACACGGTGCGCCTTGCACCTGTAGATGAACAAGAATCGGGTACGAAGAAAGGCGCCGGACTCATGCGCAAGGTTACGAAACGGAGGAATTTCGCTGATGGTATAATGAGTAGTAACGCGCAGACGAGATTCACGCCGGAGGGACAGACACCTACTCAGGAAACTGACGTGTCGATGGTAATTGGAAGTGAAAAGGATTCGATACCGGAAGTAAGAGGCAACCGACAGTTTAGTGGCACGACCGTAATCGATGGCTACTCGAGAGTGCAGCATGAACACCATCAAGTTAGTGCACCAG ATAATGATCAGACCATGGGGCTGCCGGTTAACCATGCGCCAGAAGCCGTTTAA